The following DNA comes from Streptomyces pristinaespiralis.
CTGGCCCGTCATGCAGTCCTGGTCGAGGAACAGGGACGCGCTGCGGGCCACCTCCTCCACGGTCACGAAGCGCGGGATGGGGGCCTTGTCCTCCATGCCCTCGACGACGCGGTCGGGGAGGTCCTTGGTCATGCCGGTGATCATGAAGCCCGGGGAGAGGGCGTTGACGGTCACCCCGCGCCGGCCGCACTCGGCGGCCAGCGTGCGGGTGAAGCCGATCAGGCCCGCCTTGGAGGCGGAGTACGCCGTCTGTCCCGCGGTCGCGATCAGGCCCGACGGCGAGACCACGTTGATGACGCGGCCCCATCTCTGGCGCAGCATGTGCGGAACGGCGACGCGGGCGGTGTGGAACGAGCCGATCAGGTTGGTCCGGATGACCTGGGCCCAGTCGTCCGGGTTCTGCATCGCCATCAGCGCGTCCTTGCGGATCGCGCCGTTGTTGACGAGGACGTCGACGGGGCCGAGGCGTTCGCCGATCTCCTGGTACAGCGCGGTGACGGCGGCGTAGTCGCCGACGTCGCCGCTGACGAGGACCGAGTCGTTCGTGAGTTTGTCCTGCACGGCGCGGGCCGCGTCCTTCGAGCTGTTGTAGTGGACGGCGACCCGGCAGCCCAGCGCGTCCAGTTCGAGGGCCAGGGCCTGGCCGAGGCCTCCCGAGGCGCCGGTGACCAGGGCCACCGGCTGCTCGGGGCGGTTTCCGGTCTGTGGGCCCTTACTCATCGCATACCTCCGTGGATACTCCGCCCTTCACGGCGGAACCGACTCCTGCCGGGCAGGGCAGGGAAAAGTGATCCGCCGTCAGGGCCGGCCGCCGCGCGGGACGGGCCCGCGGGCCGGCCGGCCGCGTGGCGTCAGGCGTGGTCCAGCGCCGGACGGCCGGCGTTGACGGTGGTGGCGAGCTGGTACTCGCCCAGGTCGAAACGGCGCGTCGCGCGGCGGAACCGCCACGTGTAGGTGGGCCAGATCGACGGGTTGCGGCCGTGCTCGTCCAGGTACCAGCTCTTGCAGTTCCCGGCGTTCCACACGGTGCCCTCGAGCCGGCCCTGCAGCTGCTCGTTCCACTGCTGCTGGGCCTCGGCGCGGACCTCGACACTGGCCAGGCCGCGCTTGTCCATGTGCCCCAGCGCGTCGATGACGTAGCCGATCTGCGCCTCGATCATCACCACCTGCGAGGAGTGCCCCAGCGTGGTGTTGGGGCCCAGCAGCAGGAAGAGGTTCGGGAACCCGGCGACCGTGGTGCCGCGGTGCGCGGCCATGCCGCCCTCGCTCCACACGTCCCGCAGCAGCCGG
Coding sequences within:
- a CDS encoding SDR family NAD(P)-dependent oxidoreductase encodes the protein MSKGPQTGNRPEQPVALVTGASGGLGQALALELDALGCRVAVHYNSSKDAARAVQDKLTNDSVLVSGDVGDYAAVTALYQEIGERLGPVDVLVNNGAIRKDALMAMQNPDDWAQVIRTNLIGSFHTARVAVPHMLRQRWGRVINVVSPSGLIATAGQTAYSASKAGLIGFTRTLAAECGRRGVTVNALSPGFMITGMTKDLPDRVVEGMEDKAPIPRFVTVEEVARSASLFLDQDCMTGQVISIDSGVSIT